A single window of Colletotrichum higginsianum IMI 349063 chromosome 8, whole genome shotgun sequence DNA harbors:
- a CDS encoding GPN-loop GTPase 3, with translation MSKYGVMVMGPAGAGKSTFCASLITHLNLNRRSAFYVNLDPAAESFEHAPDLDIKDLISLHDAMEEVGLGPNGGLIYCFEFLMENLDFLTEALDNLTEEYLIIFDMPGQIELYTHIPILPALARFLSQPGSLDIRLCAAYLLEATFVVDRAKFFAGTLSAMSAMIMLEIPHINVLSKMDLVKDQVRKKDMKRFLTPDTGLLDDDPVAAGGGDLDDGRGEVHDRDLVMRGKSFQRLNRAVAGLIESFSMVNYLKLDNTDEDSVGAVLSYIDDIIQYHEAQEPKELKDGDFDEPNDD, from the exons ATGTCCAAgtacggcgtcatggtcATGGGCCCTGCTGGGGCCGGCAAG TCCACCTTCTGCGCTTCCCTCATCACCCACTTGAACCTTAATCGCCGATCCGCCTTCTACGTCAACCTtgacccggccgccgagtCATTCGAGCACGCCCCCGACCTCGACATCAAGGACCTCATCTCCCTGCACGACGCCATGGAGgaggtcggcctcggccccAACGGTGGCCTCATCTATTGTTTCGAGTTCCTCATGGAGAATCTCGACTTCCTcaccgaggccctcgacaaTCTCACCGAGGAGTACCTTATCATTTTCGACATGCCCGGCCAGATCGAGCTCTACACCCACATTCCCATTCTCCCTGCCCTTGCCCGCTTCCTCTCTCAGCCTGGATCCCTCGACATCCGCCTCTGCGCGGCCTATCTCCTCGAGGCCACCTTTGTTGTCGACCGCGCCAAGTTTTTCGCCGGCACCCTCAGCGCCATGAGCGCCATGATCATGCTCGAGATCCCTCACATCAACGTGCTGTCCAAGATGGACCTCGTCAAGGATCAGGTGCGCAAAAAGGACATGAAGCGCTTCCTCACCCCCGACACGGGCCTGCTGGACGATGACCCCGTCGCtgcggggggaggggatctggacgacggccgcggcgaggtcCACGACCGTGACCTCGTCATGCGCGGCAAGAGCTTCCAGAGGCTAAATAGAGCCGTCGCCGGGCTGATCGAGAGCTTCAGCATGGTCAACTACCTAAAGCTGGACAACACGGACGAGGACAGCGTCGGGGCGGTGCTGAGCTACATTGATGACATCATTCAATATCACGAGGCGCAGGAGCccaaggagctcaaggacgGCGACTTTGACGAGCCCAACGACGACTGA